From Deinococcus budaensis, a single genomic window includes:
- the hisD gene encoding histidinol dehydrogenase: MQVLQGDAARAALTRSFSEIPVPESVLARIEATFGERLTPEEVVARILADVRARGDEALRDWTEQLDGHRPEALEVPLEEIEAAAVDPELHAAIRLAAERVRAFYGQQPAHGFMQEGPEGTLGQLVRPLSRVGVYVPGGLAPLISTLIHTAVPAQVAGVPEIVVATPPGRDGTVHPAILVAARELGLTRIFRVGGAQAVAALAYGTASVPGVDKIAGPGNLFVVIAKRMVFGQTGIESLPGPTETLVVADDSADPRFVAADLLAQAEHLGAEPVLVSTSRELLIEVQNQLDGQLEALPEPNRSWARDSVLARLKVVLAADLAEALALSNLYAPEHLCLLTRDPERLLGQVQRAGGVFVGEASMEALGDYVAGPSHVMPTGGTARFMSPVNVRDFQNIISVVGLNEGTLRRIGPAAARLARAEGLEAHARAIESRLTPPPAPAHPEATLEALAGASGETETTPEA, from the coding sequence ATGCAAGTTCTGCAAGGCGACGCCGCCCGCGCGGCCCTGACCCGTTCTTTTTCCGAGATTCCCGTGCCCGAGAGCGTGCTGGCCCGCATCGAGGCGACCTTCGGCGAGCGGCTGACCCCCGAGGAGGTCGTCGCGCGCATCCTGGCCGATGTCCGGGCGCGCGGCGACGAGGCCCTGCGCGACTGGACCGAGCAGCTCGACGGCCACCGCCCGGAGGCGCTGGAGGTGCCCCTGGAGGAGATCGAGGCGGCGGCGGTGGACCCGGAGCTGCACGCAGCGATCCGGCTGGCCGCCGAGCGGGTGCGGGCCTTTTACGGGCAGCAGCCCGCGCACGGCTTCATGCAGGAGGGGCCGGAGGGCACGCTGGGGCAGCTGGTGCGCCCGCTCTCGCGGGTGGGGGTGTACGTCCCGGGCGGGCTGGCGCCGCTGATCTCCACCCTGATTCACACGGCGGTCCCGGCGCAGGTGGCCGGGGTACCGGAAATCGTGGTCGCCACGCCGCCGGGGCGGGACGGCACGGTGCATCCGGCGATTCTGGTCGCCGCCCGCGAGCTGGGGCTTACGCGGATTTTCCGGGTGGGCGGCGCGCAGGCGGTCGCGGCGCTGGCCTACGGCACGGCCAGCGTGCCCGGCGTGGACAAGATCGCCGGACCCGGCAACCTGTTCGTGGTGATCGCCAAGCGGATGGTCTTCGGGCAGACCGGCATCGAGAGCCTGCCCGGCCCGACCGAGACGCTGGTCGTGGCCGACGACAGCGCCGACCCCCGCTTCGTGGCCGCCGATCTGCTCGCGCAGGCCGAGCACCTGGGCGCCGAACCCGTGCTGGTGTCCACCAGCCGCGAGCTGTTGATTGAAGTGCAAAACCAGCTTGACGGGCAGCTGGAGGCCCTGCCCGAACCCAACCGCTCGTGGGCGCGCGACAGCGTGCTGGCCCGGCTGAAGGTGGTGTTGGCTGCCGACCTCGCGGAGGCGCTGGCGCTGTCCAATCTGTACGCGCCCGAGCACCTCTGCTTGCTCACCCGCGACCCCGAAAGGCTGCTGGGGCAGGTGCAGCGCGCGGGCGGCGTCTTCGTGGGCGAGGCGAGCATGGAGGCGCTGGGCGACTACGTGGCCGGACCCAGCCACGTGATGCCGACCGGCGGCACCGCCCGTTTCATGAGTCCGGTCAACGTGCGCGACTTTCAGAACATCATCTCGGTGGTGGGCCTCAACGAGGGCACCCTGCGCCGCATCGGCCCCGCCGCCGCGCGGCTCGCCCGCGCCGAGGGCCTGGAAGCCCACGCCCGCGCCATCGAGAGCCGCCTGACGCCGCCGCCCGCGCCCGCCCACCCCGAAGCCACCCTGGAGGCGCTGGCGGGCGCGTCCGGGGAGACGGAGACGACCCCGGAGGCGTGA
- a CDS encoding phosphopentomutase gives MLLTIIVLDSVGVGELPDAAAFGDAGAHTLNHTLAAAPVHLPNLARLGLSRIPTVQTSPGTVPAGEVTGAYGRMREVSPGKDTSTGHWEFMGVQLEHAFQVFPEGFPPAVMDRFDALIGRGHLCNKPYSGTDVIRDYGEEHLRTGFPIVYTSADSVFQIAAHEDVVPLETLYAWCQAAREILQGEYAVARVIARPFRGDFPFERANEHRKDYSLTPPRTVLDALKEAGRDVVGIGKIPDIYAHQGFTEEIHTDNNADGIQKTLARMRRGGQGLIFTNLVDFDAKFGHRRDPAGYSAALAQFDAALPDLLAAVPEGGALILVSDHGNDPTWPGTDHTREHGLLLGWRPGLEGAVDLGERATFADLGATAADALGASWDGPGESFWPRLA, from the coding sequence ATGTTGTTGACGATCATCGTGCTCGATTCGGTGGGCGTGGGCGAGCTGCCCGACGCGGCGGCCTTCGGGGACGCGGGCGCCCATACGCTCAACCACACCCTCGCGGCGGCCCCGGTGCATCTCCCCAACCTCGCGCGGCTGGGCCTCTCGCGAATTCCCACCGTGCAGACCTCGCCGGGGACGGTCCCGGCGGGCGAGGTGACGGGCGCTTACGGGCGGATGCGCGAGGTCAGCCCCGGCAAGGACACCTCGACCGGGCACTGGGAGTTCATGGGAGTGCAGCTCGAGCACGCCTTTCAGGTCTTTCCCGAGGGCTTTCCGCCCGCCGTGATGGACCGCTTCGACGCTTTGATCGGGCGCGGGCACCTGTGCAACAAGCCCTACAGCGGCACCGACGTGATTCGGGACTACGGCGAGGAACACCTCCGCACCGGCTTTCCCATCGTGTACACCAGCGCCGACAGCGTGTTCCAGATCGCCGCGCACGAGGACGTGGTGCCGCTGGAGACGCTGTACGCGTGGTGCCAGGCCGCCCGCGAGATTCTGCAAGGCGAGTACGCGGTCGCGCGGGTGATCGCCCGGCCTTTCCGGGGGGACTTCCCCTTCGAGCGGGCGAACGAGCACCGCAAGGACTATTCGCTCACGCCCCCGCGCACGGTGCTGGACGCGCTGAAGGAGGCGGGCCGCGACGTGGTGGGCATCGGCAAGATTCCCGACATCTACGCGCACCAGGGCTTCACCGAGGAGATTCACACCGACAACAACGCCGACGGCATCCAGAAGACACTCGCGCGGATGCGGCGGGGCGGTCAGGGGCTGATCTTCACCAACCTCGTGGACTTCGACGCCAAGTTCGGCCACCGCCGCGACCCCGCCGGGTACAGCGCGGCGCTTGCCCAGTTCGACGCGGCGCTGCCCGACCTGCTGGCCGCCGTGCCGGAGGGCGGAGCGCTGATCCTGGTGTCCGACCACGGCAACGACCCCACCTGGCCCGGCACCGACCACACCCGCGAGCACGGCCTGCTGCTGGGCTGGCGGCCGGGGCTGGAGGGCGCCGTGGACCTGGGCGAGCGCGCCACCTTCGCGGACCTGGGCGCCACCGCCGCCGACGCGCTGGGCGCCAGCTGGGACGGGCCAGGCGAGAGCTTCTGGCCCCGGCTGGCATGA
- a CDS encoding GNAT family N-acetyltransferase: MVRLERYDPRYTAELHALKLPDEQQEFTALPGEVLVNVAEDRQRMPVVITEGGQPVGFFVLSVGPHRDKYLPEPDPAGVALGALSVDERTQGRGIGTRAMQALPAFVRRAFPDAQHVLLVVNQRNERARRVYERAGFATVAERQGGKGPQWVMRLAL; encoded by the coding sequence ATGGTTCGTCTGGAGAGATATGACCCCAGGTACACCGCAGAGCTGCACGCTTTGAAGCTCCCAGACGAACAGCAGGAATTCACGGCGCTGCCCGGAGAGGTGCTGGTGAATGTGGCAGAGGACCGCCAGAGGATGCCGGTCGTGATCACAGAGGGGGGACAGCCTGTCGGCTTCTTTGTCCTGTCTGTCGGGCCTCACCGGGACAAATATCTGCCTGAGCCTGACCCGGCCGGAGTCGCGCTTGGGGCGTTGAGCGTCGATGAACGCACCCAAGGCCGGGGCATCGGCACCCGGGCGATGCAGGCGCTGCCCGCGTTCGTTCGGCGGGCTTTCCCGGATGCTCAACACGTCCTTCTCGTGGTCAATCAGCGCAATGAGCGCGCCCGGCGGGTTTACGAGCGCGCCGGATTCGCCACTGTTGCTGAACGCCAGGGAGGCAAAGGACCGCAGTGGGTAATGAGGCTGGCGCTCTGA
- the lptB gene encoding LPS export ABC transporter ATP-binding protein, whose protein sequence is MTAPVSTPVLHASGRPELTALGLGKSYGRRAVVRGVDFTVRPGEIVALFGPNGAGKTTTFYMLVGFIRPGGGRILLGKRDVTRLPMHERARLGLGYLPQEPSAFRKLTARDNLLAILEYQGLPRAEQEARADALLAEFGLTHLSHSYAYQLSGGERRRLELARALTTDPDYLLLDEPFTGVDPKSIREIQRLIRELRDRRGIGVFITDHNVRETIALTDRVYLMFDGEVKFQGTPAEFAADEDARRHYLGDDFEL, encoded by the coding sequence GTGACCGCGCCCGTCTCCACCCCCGTCCTGCACGCTTCTGGGCGCCCCGAACTGACGGCGCTGGGCCTGGGCAAGAGCTATGGGCGCCGGGCGGTGGTGCGCGGGGTGGACTTCACGGTGCGGCCCGGCGAGATCGTAGCCCTCTTCGGGCCGAACGGGGCAGGCAAGACGACCACCTTCTACATGCTGGTGGGCTTTATCCGGCCCGGGGGCGGGCGCATTCTGCTGGGGAAGCGCGACGTGACCCGGCTGCCCATGCACGAGCGGGCGCGGCTGGGGCTGGGCTACCTGCCGCAGGAACCCAGCGCCTTTCGCAAACTCACCGCGCGGGACAACCTCCTCGCCATCCTTGAATATCAGGGGCTGCCCCGCGCCGAGCAGGAAGCCCGCGCCGACGCGCTGCTGGCCGAGTTCGGCCTGACGCATCTGAGCCACAGCTACGCCTACCAGCTCTCCGGCGGCGAGCGGCGGCGGCTGGAACTCGCCCGGGCGCTCACCACCGACCCCGACTACCTGCTGCTCGACGAGCCGTTTACCGGCGTGGACCCCAAGAGCATCCGCGAGATTCAGCGCCTGATCCGCGAGCTGCGCGACCGCCGGGGCATCGGCGTCTTTATCACCGACCACAACGTGCGCGAGACCATCGCCCTGACCGACCGGGTGTACCTGATGTTCGACGGGGAAGTGAAGTTCCAGGGTACCCCCGCCGAATTCGCCGCCGACGAAGACGCCCGCCGCCACTACCTCGGCGACGATTTCGAGCTGTAA
- a CDS encoding DUF3084 domain-containing protein — protein sequence MLWLFLPFVVLLAGVVAYSADTIARKVGRKHLRLFGLRPKSTALLVAVLSGMGISAASLAAFLLLNRSAVNTIAQADQLRPQITALREEVGAVQEDLAAAQQERDTARREAERLRQEREKAQAGLAQAEASLQVAQTATQQAQRERASARAQAGQLQARVTELTALQRTLQARAEQSRARLNASEEALAQSRREARDLDARVQALAGEVATLDTRAAQAEAAATQAQARAGAALTRAEQAQARATRLEAQVEALETQRQRLARERDAAQTARNAALADSAQAQAERLSAQLDRDRLAAERGRLIASRDQLRAERNAAAGQRDAATRARDAAVRERDLAAQERDRLARERDAAAQARDQLARERDAAARDLARGRADLAALRAQQADLRAANGALARDLASTRDSLGKLQDEYSSARTELSASRSADLAFPKSSLVYAGVVPGVRSLDTFLQGAAAAASNRGARGTPPARLGASARATLETRLRALNTSAFVQCRAASNAVVGLPVDLACEARPNSVLYRAGQPIRRATVVLGGDTQSLQSQIENLVQGAVSDLTLRGVPGEYIAHQGLDVNEFVDLLTRLGARSGSSAAVSIAAREDVRPGARVDLYPLLP from the coding sequence GTGCTGTGGCTTTTTCTGCCGTTCGTGGTGTTGCTTGCGGGCGTGGTGGCGTACTCCGCCGACACCATCGCCCGCAAGGTGGGGCGCAAACACCTGCGCCTCTTCGGGCTGCGGCCCAAGAGCACGGCGCTGCTGGTCGCAGTGCTCTCGGGCATGGGGATCAGCGCGGCGAGCCTGGCCGCCTTCTTGCTGCTCAACCGCAGCGCCGTGAACACCATCGCGCAGGCCGATCAATTGCGGCCCCAGATCACCGCGCTGCGCGAGGAGGTGGGCGCGGTGCAAGAGGACCTCGCCGCCGCCCAGCAGGAGCGCGACACCGCCCGCCGCGAGGCCGAGCGCCTGCGCCAGGAACGTGAAAAAGCTCAGGCGGGGCTGGCGCAGGCCGAGGCGTCGTTGCAGGTGGCCCAGACGGCGACCCAGCAGGCGCAGCGGGAGCGGGCCAGCGCCCGGGCACAGGCGGGGCAGCTTCAGGCCCGCGTGACCGAGCTGACGGCCCTCCAGCGCACCCTGCAAGCCCGCGCCGAGCAGAGCCGCGCCCGCCTGAACGCCTCGGAGGAGGCGCTGGCGCAGAGCCGCCGGGAGGCCCGCGACCTTGACGCCCGCGTGCAGGCGCTGGCGGGAGAGGTCGCCACGCTCGACACCCGCGCGGCGCAGGCCGAGGCGGCGGCCACCCAGGCGCAGGCCCGCGCGGGGGCGGCCTTGACGCGCGCCGAGCAGGCCCAGGCCCGGGCCACGCGGCTCGAAGCCCAGGTGGAGGCCCTGGAAACGCAGCGCCAGCGCCTCGCCCGGGAACGCGACGCGGCCCAGACGGCCCGCAACGCCGCCCTGGCCGACAGTGCCCAGGCCCAGGCCGAGCGCCTCTCGGCGCAGCTCGACCGCGACCGCCTGGCCGCCGAGCGCGGCCGCCTGATCGCCTCGCGCGACCAGCTGCGCGCCGAGCGCAACGCCGCCGCTGGGCAGCGTGACGCCGCCACGCGCGCCCGCGACGCGGCCGTCCGTGAGCGCGACCTGGCCGCCCAGGAGCGCGACCGGCTGGCCCGCGAACGCGACGCCGCCGCCCAGGCCCGCGACCAGCTGGCCCGCGAGCGCGACGCGGCCGCCCGCGACCTCGCGCGGGGCCGGGCCGACCTCGCCGCGCTGCGTGCCCAGCAGGCCGACCTGCGCGCCGCCAACGGGGCGCTGGCCCGCGACCTCGCCAGTACCCGCGACAGCCTGGGCAAGCTGCAAGACGAGTATTCCAGCGCCCGCACCGAGCTGAGCGCCAGCCGCAGCGCCGACCTGGCGTTTCCCAAGAGCAGTCTGGTCTACGCGGGCGTCGTGCCGGGGGTGCGCAGCCTCGACACCTTCCTTCAGGGGGCCGCCGCCGCCGCCAGCAACCGGGGCGCCCGGGGCACGCCCCCCGCCCGGCTGGGGGCTTCTGCCCGCGCCACGCTGGAAACCCGGCTGCGGGCGCTGAACACCAGCGCTTTCGTGCAGTGCCGCGCCGCGAGCAACGCGGTGGTCGGCCTTCCGGTGGACCTCGCCTGCGAGGCCCGGCCCAACAGCGTGCTGTACCGGGCCGGACAGCCCATCCGCCGCGCCACCGTCGTGCTGGGCGGCGACACCCAGTCTCTCCAGAGCCAGATCGAAAATCTGGTGCAGGGCGCGGTGTCTGACCTCACCCTGCGCGGCGTGCCGGGCGAGTACATCGCCCACCAGGGCCTCGACGTGAACGAATTCGTGGACCTGCTGACCCGCCTGGGCGCCCGCAGCGGCTCCAGCGCCGCCGTGAGCATCGCCGCCCGCGAGGACGTGCGTCCCGGCGCGCGGGTGGACCTGTATCCGCTGCTGCCGTAA
- a CDS encoding carbohydrate ABC transporter permease produces the protein MNSKNPVVRTVTLLAFWLVVAVVLFYVLFPFYWALKTSFTGPARLSTEALQWLPSVPTWQNFRDVFAGQPFGRNLFNSVMVATGTVLLSLILSLLAAYALGKFRFRGKAVLMYIILAVSVFPQIAVLSGLYTMIQSFSLYNTWGGLILSYMIFTLPFTVWTLTAFVREIPTELEEAAYVDGASPLQTLFRVLLPVMTPALVTTGLLAFINAWNEYLFALTFTSDNSARTVPVSIANFSGATQFENPFGQIMAASVIVTVPLIILVLVFQRNIVSGLTAGAVKG, from the coding sequence ATGAACTCGAAAAACCCGGTCGTGCGCACCGTCACGCTGCTCGCCTTCTGGCTGGTCGTGGCCGTGGTGCTGTTTTACGTGCTGTTCCCCTTCTACTGGGCGCTGAAGACCAGCTTCACCGGCCCCGCGCGGCTTTCCACCGAGGCGCTCCAGTGGCTGCCCAGCGTGCCGACCTGGCAGAACTTCCGCGACGTGTTCGCCGGGCAGCCGTTCGGGCGCAACCTCTTCAACAGCGTGATGGTCGCCACCGGCACCGTGCTGCTGAGCCTGATCCTCTCGCTGCTGGCGGCCTACGCGCTGGGCAAGTTCCGCTTCCGGGGCAAGGCGGTGCTGATGTACATCATCCTGGCGGTCAGCGTGTTCCCGCAGATCGCGGTGCTCTCGGGGCTGTACACCATGATCCAGTCGTTCAGCCTCTACAACACCTGGGGCGGCTTGATTCTGTCGTACATGATCTTCACGCTGCCCTTCACGGTGTGGACGCTGACCGCCTTCGTGCGCGAGATTCCCACCGAGCTGGAGGAAGCCGCATACGTGGACGGCGCCTCGCCCCTCCAGACGCTCTTCCGGGTGCTGCTGCCGGTGATGACGCCCGCGCTGGTCACGACCGGGCTGCTGGCCTTTATCAACGCCTGGAACGAGTACCTTTTCGCGCTGACCTTCACCTCGGACAACTCGGCCCGCACGGTGCCGGTGTCCATCGCCAACTTCAGCGGCGCGACCCAGTTCGAAAACCCCTTCGGGCAGATCATGGCCGCCAGCGTGATCGTGACGGTGCCGCTGATCATCCTGGTGCTGGTGTTCCAGCGCAACATCGTTTCCGGTCTGACCGCCGGAGCGGTCAAGGGCTGA
- a CDS encoding carbohydrate ABC transporter permease, giving the protein MTTTPTSARPAARRTRGLQASRTRVALLLLIPMLLVLAAVAGYPLLRTIYLSFTEYNILQDPAPKWIGLGNYWFTTEDGVGLGVLQIPEWWQSVWNTVKFTVGSVLLETVLGLAFALIINSKIRGRGLLRTAILVPWAIPTVVSAQMWNWMYNDSFGILSQWGRNLGLLQAGESFLSNPDTALAALVAVDVWKTTPFMALLLLAGLQTIPSDMYEAADVDGASPWTQFWRLTLPLLTPALLVALIFRTLDALRVFDMPFIVKGNAPETITMSIYARQELILNSQFGFGSAISVLIFLIIMVFTAIYVTSLRVKFD; this is encoded by the coding sequence ATGACCACCACGCCCACTTCCGCCCGGCCCGCCGCCCGGCGCACGCGCGGCCTGCAGGCCAGCCGCACCCGCGTGGCCCTGTTGCTGCTGATCCCCATGCTGCTGGTGCTGGCGGCCGTGGCCGGGTATCCGCTGCTGCGGACCATCTACCTGTCGTTTACCGAGTACAACATCTTGCAGGACCCGGCGCCCAAATGGATCGGCCTGGGCAACTACTGGTTCACGACCGAAGACGGCGTGGGGCTGGGCGTGCTCCAGATTCCCGAGTGGTGGCAGTCGGTGTGGAACACGGTCAAGTTCACGGTGGGCAGCGTGCTGCTCGAAACCGTGCTGGGGCTGGCCTTCGCCTTGATCATCAACTCCAAGATCCGGGGCCGGGGGCTGCTGCGCACCGCCATTCTGGTGCCGTGGGCGATTCCCACCGTGGTCAGCGCGCAGATGTGGAACTGGATGTACAACGATTCGTTCGGCATCCTGTCGCAGTGGGGCCGCAACCTGGGCCTGCTGCAAGCGGGCGAGTCCTTTCTGAGCAACCCCGACACGGCGCTGGCCGCGCTGGTGGCGGTGGACGTGTGGAAAACCACACCCTTCATGGCGCTGCTGCTGCTGGCGGGCCTCCAGACCATTCCCAGCGACATGTACGAGGCCGCCGACGTGGACGGCGCCTCGCCCTGGACGCAGTTCTGGCGGCTGACCCTGCCGCTGCTGACCCCGGCCCTCCTGGTCGCCTTGATCTTCCGCACGCTGGACGCGCTGCGGGTCTTCGACATGCCCTTTATCGTGAAAGGGAACGCCCCGGAGACGATCACCATGAGCATCTATGCCCGCCAGGAGCTGATTCTGAACTCGCAGTTCGGGTTCGGGAGCGCGATCAGCGTCTTGATCTTTCTGATCATCATGGTCTTCACGGCGATCTACGTGACCAGCCTGCGCGTGAAGTTCGACTGA
- a CDS encoding ABC transporter substrate-binding protein produces the protein MKTVLTTLSLSLLFAAASQSSAVTLTFACDSVGQGYDECQKGANAWAKQTGNTVRLVQVPKETDQRLALYQQQLGARSADVDVYMIDVVWPGLVGQHLLDLKKYIPAAEVNRHFPAIVQNNTIGGKLVGMPFFTDAGVLYYRTDLLKKYGYNAAPKTWNELATMAQKIQAGERKSNPRFVGFVFQGKNYEGLTCDALEWVSSFGGGSIVDSSGKVTINNAKAVQALQAIQGLVGTVSPSAVTTYGEEEARNVWQAGNSAFMRNWPYAYSLAQDQGSPIRGKVGVAALPAGPGGKPAATLGGWQLAVNAYSKNPKEAASLVQYLTSVQEQKRRAIEASYNPTIASLYKDPAVLKAVPFFGSLYDVFTNAVARPATVTGSKYNQVSDAFSTAVYSVLTKKSAPGPALKTLEGQLNRIKGRGW, from the coding sequence ATGAAAACAGTCTTGACCACGCTCAGCCTCTCTCTTCTGTTCGCGGCGGCCAGCCAGAGCAGCGCCGTGACCCTGACCTTTGCCTGCGACAGCGTCGGGCAAGGCTACGACGAGTGCCAGAAGGGCGCCAACGCCTGGGCCAAGCAGACGGGCAACACGGTCCGGCTGGTGCAGGTGCCCAAGGAGACCGACCAGCGCCTCGCCCTGTACCAGCAGCAGCTGGGCGCGCGCTCGGCCGACGTGGACGTGTACATGATCGACGTGGTCTGGCCCGGCCTGGTCGGCCAGCACCTGCTCGACCTCAAGAAGTACATCCCCGCCGCCGAGGTCAACCGCCACTTCCCGGCCATCGTGCAGAACAACACGATTGGCGGCAAGCTGGTCGGGATGCCCTTTTTCACCGACGCGGGCGTGCTGTACTACCGCACCGATCTGCTGAAAAAGTACGGCTACAACGCCGCGCCCAAAACCTGGAACGAACTCGCCACCATGGCGCAAAAAATCCAGGCGGGCGAGCGCAAGAGCAACCCCCGTTTCGTGGGCTTTGTCTTCCAGGGCAAGAACTACGAGGGCCTGACCTGCGACGCGCTGGAATGGGTCTCCAGCTTCGGCGGCGGCAGCATCGTGGACAGCTCGGGCAAGGTCACCATCAACAACGCCAAAGCCGTGCAGGCACTTCAGGCGATCCAGGGCCTGGTCGGCACCGTCTCCCCCAGCGCCGTGACGACCTACGGCGAGGAAGAGGCGCGCAACGTCTGGCAGGCGGGCAACTCCGCGTTCATGCGCAACTGGCCCTACGCCTACTCGCTGGCGCAGGACCAGGGCAGCCCGATTCGCGGCAAGGTCGGCGTGGCCGCGCTGCCCGCAGGCCCCGGCGGCAAGCCCGCCGCGACGCTGGGCGGCTGGCAGCTCGCGGTGAACGCCTACTCCAAGAACCCCAAGGAAGCCGCCTCGCTGGTGCAGTACCTCACCAGCGTGCAGGAGCAAAAGCGCCGCGCCATCGAGGCGAGCTACAACCCCACCATCGCGTCGCTCTACAAGGACCCGGCGGTCCTCAAGGCCGTGCCCTTCTTCGGCAGCCTGTACGACGTGTTCACCAACGCGGTGGCGCGCCCCGCCACGGTCACGGGCAGCAAGTACAACCAGGTCAGTGACGCCTTCAGCACCGCCGTCTACAGCGTGCTGACCAAGAAGAGCGCCCCTGGCCCGGCCCTCAAGACCCTCGAAGGCCAGCTCAACCGCATCAAGGGTCGCGGCTGGTAA